A stretch of DNA from Candidatus Pseudomonas phytovorans:
TGATGGAGCAGATCCGTATGTTGCAGCCAATGGTGCATATATCCGGGCGCTTTTCGGCCGCGCGTAATTACCTGGGGGTCGTATTGCCATTGGCATGGCACCCACGTAATCGCAATGCACTGATTGTGTGCGACCTGCATCAGGAAACCCTACCGTTACTGAGGGAAAGTGCTGAAGTTCTGCGCCAGCGTTTGTACACCCGCCACGAAGCGTTGGCAGAAGGTGAATTACCAGTGCCGCTCAAACTGGTGCAAATCAATCGTTGCCCGGTACTGGCGCCACTCTCGGTATTGCGCCCGGCCGATCAACAACGCCTGGGGCTGGACTTGACGTTGTTACAATTGCGCGGCGAACAGTTGGCGAATCAACAGGCGCAATGGCAAGACAAGCTGGAGCACATCTACGGCAAGGAAGACTTTGCCCCGAGTGAAGACCCGGAACAACAACTGTATGACGGTTTTGTGGGGGACCGGGACCGCCGCTTATGTGAGCAAGTGCGTACACTGGAACCCGCGCAGTTGGGCCGTGGGCAATGGATGTTTGATGACCCTCGCTTACCGGAACTGCTGTTCCGCTATCGGGCGCGCAACTTCCCCGAGACGTTGACCCAGGAAGAGCGCCAGCGCTGGTATGGCTTCTGTCAGCAGCGCCTGGTTGACCCGCAGTGGGGAGCGCCCAATACGCTGGGCGACTTCGAACAGGCGCGTCAACAGGCCTGGGAAGGCGCTGACGAGGCTGGACGGCGTGTGCTGGAGGCTTGGCAAATCCATGCCCGGCAATTGCAGGCACAATTTGCAATTGGCTGACAGCGAGGCAAACAAAAACGCCGGCAATAGGCCGGCGTTTTTGTTGCGATAAGCAAGAGGCGAATGCGGACAATCAGTCCAGCAGGGTTGCCCAGCTTTCAACCACATCGCCACCCCAAGTAGCTTTCCACTCTTTCAGGGTTTTGTGGTTGCCGCCTTTGGTTTCGATCACTTCACCGTTGTGCGGGTTTTTGTACTGCTTGACCTTGCGCGCACGTTTGGTGGCAGTCGGCTTGACCGCACCGCGTGGTGCCTTGCTCAG
This window harbors:
- a CDS encoding DNA binding protein, producing the protein MSLINEYRATEEAIKELQARLANLSQDDKLKQELEFEGKLRALMGEYSKSLRDVIALLDPESKLSKAPRGAVKPTATKRARKVKQYKNPHNGEVIETKGGNHKTLKEWKATWGGDVVESWATLLD
- the sbcB gene encoding exodeoxyribonuclease I, with the translated sequence MTSSIFWHDYETTGINPRCDRPLQVAGVRTDFDLNEIDEPISLYCRPSDDILPHPAACLVTGITPQLLAERGLCEADFMTRVHAQLAQPGTCGAGYNTLRFDDEVTRYSLYRNFFDPYAREWQGGNSRWDLIDIVRTAYALRPDGIQWPQQDGRTSLRLELLSKANGIDHGHAHEALSDVRATIALARLIRQKQPKLYDWLFQLRSKHKVMEQIRMLQPMVHISGRFSAARNYLGVVLPLAWHPRNRNALIVCDLHQETLPLLRESAEVLRQRLYTRHEALAEGELPVPLKLVQINRCPVLAPLSVLRPADQQRLGLDLTLLQLRGEQLANQQAQWQDKLEHIYGKEDFAPSEDPEQQLYDGFVGDRDRRLCEQVRTLEPAQLGRGQWMFDDPRLPELLFRYRARNFPETLTQEERQRWYGFCQQRLVDPQWGAPNTLGDFEQARQQAWEGADEAGRRVLEAWQIHARQLQAQFAIG